A stretch of the Perca fluviatilis chromosome 17, GENO_Pfluv_1.0, whole genome shotgun sequence genome encodes the following:
- the LOC120546050 gene encoding stomatin-like protein 2, mitochondrial produces the protein MMLRTLCRTGGALLQQTQRAAPRLWVTPAQQRWASSLPMNTVVLFVPQQEAWVVERMGRFHRILEPGLNFLIPILDRVRYVQSLKEIVIDVPEQSAVSLDNVTLQIDGVLYLRILDPFKASYGVEEPEYAVTQLAQTTMRSELGKLTLDKVFRERESLNSNIVHSINQASDEWGIRCLRYEIKDIHVPPRVKESMQMQVEAERKKRATVLDSEGMREAAINVAEGQKRAQILASEGEKAEQINKAAGEAQAVLARAEAKAKAICMLSEALTQQNGDAAASLSVAEQYVSAFSKLAKESNTILLPSNTGDMSGMITQAMTIYSTMAKKGPNVPEAAQLKSEDHANQSSQ, from the exons ATGATGTTACGAACGCTGTGTCGGACCGGCGGGGCCCTTCTTCAG CAAACCCAGCGGGCCGCGCCCCGGTTGTGGGTTACGCCCGCCCAGCAGCGATGGGCGTCCAGCCTGCCCATGAACACCGTGGTCCTGTTTGTGCCCCAGCAGGAAGCCTGGGTGGTGGAGAGAATGGGTCGCTTCCACCGGATCCTAGAGCCG GGTCTGAACTTCCTCATACCCATACTTGACCGAGTGCGCTATGTGCAGAGTCTCAAAGAGATTGTCATTGATGTGCCGGAGCAGTCTGCAGTATCTCTAG ATAATGTAACACTACAGATCGATGGAGTGCTTTACTTAAGGATCCTAGACCCTTTTAAG GCCAGTTACGGTGTCGAGGAGCCAGAATATGCCGTGACACAGTTGGCGCAGACCACCATGCGTTCAGAATTAGGCAAACTCACACTGGACAAAGTCTTCAGG gaaaGGGAGTCCCTCAATTCCAACATCGTCCACTCCATCAACCAGGCTTCAGATGAGTGGGGGATCCGCTGCCTCCGTTATGAAATCAAAGATATACACGTTCCACCTCGTGTCAAGGAGTCCATGCAGATGCAG GTGGAGGCCGAGCGTAAGAAGAGAGCCACGGTGTTGGACTCTGAAGGGATGAGGGAAGCGGCCATCAATGTCGCTGAGGGTCAGAAACGAGCTCAGATTCTGGCCTCGGAGGGTGAAAAAGCAGAGCAGATCAATAAAGCAGCTG GTGAGGCCCAAGCAGTTCTGGCCAGAGCAGAGGCAAAAGCTAAGGCTATCTGTATGCTGTCAGAGGCTCTGACCCAGCAG AACGGAGATGCGGCAGCCTCGCTGAGTGTAGCCGAGCAGTATGTGTCTGCTTTCTCCAAACTCGCCAAAGAGTCCAACACCATCCTCCTGCCCTCTAATACCGGGGACATGAGCGGAATGATCACACAG GCTATGACCATTTACAGCACCATGGCAAAGAAGGGTCCAAACGTACCAGAAGCGGCGCAGCTGAAGAGTGAAGACCATGCGAACCAATCATCTCAATAG